Proteins from one Esox lucius isolate fEsoLuc1 chromosome 19, fEsoLuc1.pri, whole genome shotgun sequence genomic window:
- the got2a gene encoding glutamic-oxaloacetic transaminase 2a, mitochondrial, producing MALLKSSKIISTVGVYPPLGAFSIRASSWWSEVQMGPPDPILGVSEAYKRDTNPKKINLGVGAYRDDQGKPFVLSCVRKAEAQIAAKKLDKEYLAIGGLGDFNKACAKLALGDDNEVIKSGRNITVQTISGTGSLRIGANFLSRFHTEAREVYLPTPSWGNHTPIFRDAGMQLKAYTYYDPKTCGFDFQGALNDISKIPAKSVIMLHACAHNPTGVDPRPEQWKEIAELVKKRNLLVFFDMAYQGFASGDIDRDAWAVRYFIEQGHNILLSQSFAKNMGLYGERVGGFTVVCKDAEEAKRVESQLKILIRPIYSNPPMNGARIAATILNTPDLYKEWLGEVHGMANRIITMRELLVANLKKEGSTKNWQHVIDQIGMFCFTGLKPEQVERLTKEFSVYMTKDGRISMAGVTSGNVGYLAQGIHSVTK from the exons ATGGCCCTGTTGAAGTCCAGCAAGATCATTTCTACCGTAGGGGTGTACCCTCCTTTGGGTGCCTTCTCCATTCGTGCCAG CTCATGGTGGTCTGAGGTCCAGATGGGTCCCCCCGACCCCATCCTGGGGGTGTCGGAGGCTTACAAGCGGGACACCAACCCTAAGAAGATTAACCTGGGTGTAGGGGCCTACCGCGATGATCAGGGCAAACCATTTGTCCTCAGCTGTGTTCGCAAG GCTGAGGCTCAGATTGCTGCTAAGAAGCTGGACAAAGAATATCTGGCTATTGGCGGTCTAGGGGACTTTAATAAGGCATGTGCCAAGCTGGCTTTGGGAGACGACAATGAGGTCATCAAGAGTGGCAGG AACATCACTGTCCAAACTATTTCTGGAACTGGCTCATTAAGAATCGGAGCTAACTTTCTG TCTCGTTTCCATACGGAGGCCAGGGAAGTATACCTGCCCACACCCTCATGGGGGAACCATACCCCCATCTTCAGGGATGCAGGGATGCAGCTGAAGGCCTACACCTACTATGACCCAAAGACTTGCGGCTTCGATTTCCAGGGAGCCCTGAATGACATCTCT AAAATCCCCGCAAAGAGTGTCATCATGCTTCATGCCTGCGCCCACAACCCCACAGGGGTCGATCCACGGCCCGAACAGTGGAAGGAGATCGCCGAGCTGGTGAAG AAAAGGAACCTCCTGGTGTTCTTTGACATGGCCTATCAGGGCTTTGCCAGCGGGGATATTGACCGGGATGCCTGGGCCGTCCGTTACTTCATTGAGCAGGGCCACAACATTTTGCTGTCTCAGTCCTTTGCTAAGAACATGGGTCTTTATG GTGAACGAGTTGGGGGCTTCACTGTGGTTTGTAAGGATGCAGAGGAGGCCAAGCGCGTGGAGTCCCAGCTGAAGATCCTCATTAGGCCCATCTACTCCAACCCTCCCATGAACGGGGCACGTATCGCTGCCACCATCCTCAATACACCAGATCTGTACAAGGAGTG GCTGGGGGAGGTGCATGGCATGGCCAACCGTATCATCACAATGAGGGAGCTGTTGGTGGCCAACCTGAAAAAGGAGGGCTCTACTAAGAACTGGCAGCATGTCATTGACCAAATTGGCATGTTCTGTTTCACGGGGCTGAAGCCTGAACAG GTGGAGCGTCTTACGAAAGAGTTTTCGGTCTACATGACAAAAGATGGGCGCATCTCCATGGCTGGAGTAACCTCTGGCAACGTGGGTTACCTTGCACAAGGCATCCATTCAGTAACCAAGTGA